Proteins co-encoded in one Listeria ivanovii subsp. ivanovii genomic window:
- the brtA gene encoding bile-regulated transcriptional regulator BrtA codes for MKEKKQRIIKSAKEVFQKQGYLKTSVQDIVDAAEISKGTFYNYFTSKEELAIVIFKQEYSVLHQRLEYTMALPGMKKDNFTECLKIIIRFYTENGEILNITFSQAMIDDDFNSFLQSVRLKNMEWVKNQLLEVYGEETAPYINDITMLLSGMAAMYVFANGSKNINTGLIDRAIPYVVRRLDALVKDILTSGEIVFTDEDTENLVPDHIMMRKKRLAKLREALEDLSAGIDNADIADSDKWQYKESMNALVGEINNNEAPRDFMIQGTLLYLKQHVPATLTKEVNKLELCVNGLL; via the coding sequence TTGAAGGAGAAGAAGCAACGGATTATTAAGTCAGCTAAAGAAGTGTTTCAAAAACAAGGTTATTTAAAAACATCAGTGCAGGATATAGTAGATGCTGCTGAGATTTCTAAAGGGACTTTCTATAATTATTTTACTTCTAAAGAGGAACTGGCAATTGTGATTTTTAAACAAGAATATTCCGTTTTGCATCAACGCTTAGAGTATACCATGGCTCTTCCTGGAATGAAAAAGGATAATTTTACTGAATGTTTGAAGATTATCATTCGCTTTTACACCGAAAATGGCGAGATTTTAAATATTACTTTTTCCCAAGCAATGATTGATGATGATTTTAATTCATTCTTACAAAGTGTTCGACTTAAGAATATGGAGTGGGTGAAGAATCAGTTACTAGAGGTATACGGGGAGGAAACAGCTCCTTATATTAATGATATTACTATGTTGCTTAGTGGGATGGCGGCGATGTATGTATTTGCGAATGGTAGTAAAAATATTAATACGGGTTTAATCGATCGTGCGATTCCATACGTAGTCAGAAGGCTAGATGCGCTTGTGAAAGATATCCTTACTAGTGGGGAAATTGTGTTTACTGATGAGGATACCGAAAATTTAGTGCCTGATCATATAATGATGCGAAAGAAACGTTTAGCAAAGCTTAGAGAAGCACTGGAAGATCTGAGCGCGGGGATTGATAATGCAGATATAGCTGATTCAGATAAATGGCAGTATAAAGAGTCAATGAATGCTTTAGTTGGTGAAATAAACAATAATGAAGCCCCGAGAGACTTTATGATTCAAGGAACTTTGCTGTATTTAAAGCAACATGTGCCAGCAACTTTAACAAAAGAAGTAAATAAATTAGAACTATGCGTGAACGGACTTTTATAA
- a CDS encoding DUF3116 family protein, producing the protein MLPEREIIYSILVMFKDKSERIFDLAKKENIIITGKYKITKNKLIYTIYWLEGNGFLARKNNSDGLTRLSQKYCLTELGKEFISFYDSVE; encoded by the coding sequence GTGCTACCGGAAAGAGAAATAATATATTCAATACTTGTAATGTTTAAAGATAAATCAGAGAGAATTTTTGATTTAGCAAAAAAAGAAAATATTATTATAACTGGAAAGTATAAAATAACAAAAAACAAATTAATTTATACGATTTACTGGCTTGAAGGAAATGGATTTCTAGCTCGAAAAAATAATTCTGATGGGTTAACAAGATTGAGCCAGAAATATTGTTTAACTGAACTAGGAAAAGAATTTATTAGCTTTTATGATAGTGTTGAATAG
- a CDS encoding Ig-like domain-containing protein: protein MKKNNWLQNVVVAMLVLIVGLCISTGSGTKVQAASILRPMPINQVFPDPGLANAVKQNLGKQSVTDLVSQKELDGVQNFNGDNSNIQSLAGMQFFTNLKELHLSHNQISDLSPLKDLTKLEELYVNRNKLKNLNGIPSACLARLFVDNNELRDTDSLIHLKNLEILSIRNNKLRSIVALGFLSKLEVLDLHGNEITNTGGLNRLKKVNWIDLTGQKCVNEPVRYQPELYITNTVKDPDGRWIAPYYISNNGKYVDGCVMWELPVYTDEVSYKFSEYISVGETEAIFDGTVVQPLRN, encoded by the coding sequence TTGAAAAAAAATAATTGGTTACAAAATGTAGTAGTAGCAATGCTAGTATTAATTGTAGGTTTGTGCATTAGTACAGGTTCTGGAACAAAGGTACAGGCTGCGAGTATTCTACGACCAATGCCTATTAACCAAGTTTTTCCAGATCCTGGTCTAGCGAATGCAGTGAAACAAAATTTAGGGAAGCAAAGTGTTACAGACCTTGTCTCTCAAAAGGAACTAGATGGAGTTCAAAATTTCAATGGAGATAATAGCAACATTCAATCCCTTGCAGGAATGCAATTTTTTACTAATTTAAAAGAACTGCATCTATCTCACAATCAAATAAGTGATCTTAGTCCTTTAAAGGATTTAACTAAGTTAGAAGAGTTGTATGTGAATAGAAATAAACTGAAAAATTTAAACGGAATTCCAAGTGCTTGTTTAGCTCGCTTGTTTGTAGATAATAACGAACTCAGAGATACTGATTCGCTTATTCATTTGAAAAATCTAGAAATCTTATCTATTCGTAATAATAAGCTAAGAAGTATTGTGGCGCTTGGCTTTTTATCTAAACTAGAGGTATTAGATTTGCATGGTAATGAAATAACAAATACAGGTGGACTAAATAGGTTGAAGAAAGTTAACTGGATAGATTTAACTGGTCAGAAATGTGTGAATGAACCAGTAAGATATCAGCCGGAATTGTATATTACAAATACTGTCAAAGACCCAGATGGAAGATGGATTGCTCCATATTATATCAGTAATAATGGGAAATATGTAGATGGTTGTGTCATGTGGGAATTGCCAGTTTATACAGATGAAGTAAGCTATAAGTTTAGTGAGTATATAAGCGTTGGGGAAACTGAGGCTATATTTGATGGAACAGTGGTACAGCCTTTGAGAAACTAG
- a CDS encoding leucine-rich repeat domain-containing protein yields the protein MRKKFWLKNVLLALLLTAIVVCVNTNLGTKVEAAIIPHPMPIDQIFPDPGLAKAVKEALKKRSVTDVVSQRELDGIRKYLYGNDKDIKSLEGLQCLNNLEELHLSRNQISDLSPLKDLANLTLLCLNDNKLKNLNGIPSAKLVRLLVDGNEITDISSLVHVPQLETLTISKNKLSNIDVLAHLTNLRILDLRNNKVRDLSAIGNLKKLTLLDAAFQNCVNEPVAYKANLVIPNTIKGPDGALVLPTDISDNGEYTNGYVKWKLSAYTKEVSYKYARIIEVGEAEGNFTVTVKQPLYLKALENCQGSFYNCLAK from the coding sequence GTGAGAAAAAAATTTTGGTTAAAAAATGTGTTACTAGCACTTTTATTAACGGCGATTGTTGTATGTGTTAACACAAATTTGGGAACAAAGGTGGAGGCGGCGATTATTCCACATCCAATGCCAATTGATCAAATCTTTCCAGATCCTGGTCTAGCAAAAGCAGTGAAAGAGGCTTTAAAGAAAAGAAGTGTGACAGATGTTGTTTCACAAAGGGAACTAGATGGAATAAGAAAATACTTGTATGGCAATGATAAGGACATCAAATCTTTAGAAGGGTTACAATGCTTAAATAATTTAGAAGAGTTGCATCTGTCTCGTAATCAGATAAGCGATCTTAGTCCTTTAAAGGATTTAGCTAATTTAACCCTACTTTGTTTGAACGATAATAAGCTGAAAAATTTAAACGGCATTCCAAGTGCAAAATTGGTTCGCTTATTGGTAGATGGGAATGAAATTACAGATATTAGTTCGCTTGTTCATGTACCGCAACTAGAGACATTGACTATTAGTAAAAATAAGCTAAGTAACATTGACGTACTTGCTCATTTAACTAATTTAAGAATATTGGATTTGAGGAACAATAAAGTAAGAGATTTAAGTGCAATAGGGAATTTGAAGAAACTAACTTTGTTAGATGCGGCTTTTCAAAATTGTGTGAATGAACCAGTAGCATACAAAGCAAATTTAGTTATTCCAAATACTATTAAAGGTCCGGATGGAGCATTGGTACTTCCAACAGATATTAGTGACAATGGAGAATATACAAATGGCTATGTTAAATGGAAATTATCTGCTTATACAAAAGAAGTAAGTTATAAATATGCGAGAATTATAGAAGTCGGTGAAGCAGAGGGTAACTTTACTGTGACAGTGAAACAGCCATTATACTTAAAGGCATTAGAAAATTGCCAAGGATCATTCTACAATTGTCTCGCAAAATAA
- a CDS encoding Mrp/NBP35 family ATP-binding protein, giving the protein MLNEQQITRLLYRLQDPVLEADLEETEGILEVQVIEETANIKIALADPAIETDHFVHNIEELLTQFGVKEINIELEYLPAAVIERIFQTRDNILSESSQTKFLAIASGKGGVGKSTVAVNLAIALTNEGKKVGLLDADIYGFSIPVLLGTTESPRKENGQIIPVETNGIQMISMDFFVEQGEPVIWRGPMLGKMIKMFLEEVRWGDLDYLLIDLPPGTGDVALDIHTLIPKCNELIVTTPHYAAASVASRAGYMAMKNNHKIIGVIENMSYFKHDDGKELKIFGQGGGEKVAADLETELLIQLPIEQPEINGNGYISAIYGDANDAGKAYKSLAQKIIPYLL; this is encoded by the coding sequence ATGCTTAATGAACAACAAATTACGAGATTATTATATCGGCTACAAGATCCTGTTTTAGAAGCCGATTTGGAAGAAACAGAAGGTATTTTAGAAGTACAAGTAATAGAAGAAACAGCTAATATAAAAATTGCTTTAGCGGATCCAGCAATAGAAACAGATCATTTTGTTCATAATATAGAAGAACTTCTTACGCAATTCGGAGTAAAAGAAATCAATATTGAACTAGAATATCTACCAGCAGCAGTAATAGAACGTATTTTTCAAACAAGAGACAATATCCTTTCCGAAAGCAGTCAAACAAAATTTTTGGCAATTGCAAGTGGAAAAGGTGGTGTAGGAAAATCAACTGTTGCTGTAAATCTGGCTATTGCTCTAACAAATGAAGGCAAGAAAGTTGGTTTGCTAGATGCAGATATTTATGGATTCAGTATCCCTGTGCTATTAGGAACAACTGAATCACCCCGCAAAGAAAATGGACAGATTATTCCTGTAGAAACAAACGGTATCCAAATGATTTCAATGGATTTCTTTGTGGAACAGGGAGAACCTGTTATTTGGCGAGGTCCAATGTTAGGAAAAATGATTAAAATGTTTTTAGAAGAAGTGAGATGGGGAGATTTAGATTACTTACTTATCGATTTACCGCCAGGAACAGGTGACGTCGCGTTAGATATTCACACTCTAATCCCGAAATGTAATGAACTTATTGTTACAACTCCACATTATGCAGCTGCATCTGTAGCATCACGCGCTGGTTACATGGCAATGAAAAATAACCACAAAATTATCGGAGTAATAGAAAATATGTCTTACTTTAAACATGACGATGGAAAAGAATTAAAGATATTCGGACAAGGCGGCGGAGAAAAAGTGGCAGCCGACTTAGAAACCGAACTTTTAATTCAACTACCAATAGAACAACCGGAAATTAACGGAAATGGCTATATATCAGCTATTTATGGTGATGCTAATGACGCAGGTAAAGCCTATAAATCATTAGCTCAGAAAATAATTCCGTATTTATTATAA
- a CDS encoding GW domain-containing glycosaminoglycan-binding protein — protein MDKKFMKSGIIILIVAFIVVSMNVGAETGDNQVSQVELSSQQQAFINEILPAAQDGLRDGKLLASVTLAQAILESNWGESGLSKNSNNLFGIKGSYNGKSVSMRTMEATGATTANFRVYPSWQESIKDHTDLITHNARYKGAVGETDYRKALQAIKDGGYATDPEYVDKLATIIERYNLTQYDIVYDKIESHNKIAAIGKVAPNKTKEIIWSAPYNTAKSEKIDTLANYSNRNLEVSWEAKTKKGHWYFIRENNKDVGWVNSNALTLSYHQKENENVNLTKYVDDLNGHSYRLPSSEKQFDKGTLANYDRKALHADKKITRDGYAWFKLSEGGTEIGWVRADKLNDRLYDRMTEQNAYNGYAKIKTPATENVWTNPYNTKNAEKIAPLSDYATDKLELVTRAKVGNTLWYQFKVDGQLVGWASEKDLSIIYTPESEKTITQVAYVKTPEAIVYSKPVETTNTKLKEVGYYYGKLLLVDKEATILSEKWLHLKDNDNSIGWIKATDLQS, from the coding sequence GTGGATAAAAAGTTTATGAAATCAGGGATTATTATACTCATTGTGGCATTTATTGTAGTTTCAATGAATGTTGGAGCAGAAACGGGTGATAATCAGGTTTCTCAAGTTGAGTTAAGTTCGCAGCAACAAGCATTTATTAATGAAATTTTACCCGCTGCTCAAGATGGTCTACGTGACGGAAAGCTTTTAGCCAGTGTAACACTCGCTCAAGCTATATTGGAATCTAATTGGGGTGAAAGTGGTTTAAGCAAAAACTCGAATAATTTATTTGGTATTAAAGGTTCGTATAATGGGAAATCAGTTTCGATGCGTACGATGGAAGCAACTGGGGCAACAACTGCGAATTTCCGTGTTTATCCTAGCTGGCAAGAATCCATTAAAGACCATACTGATTTAATTACACACAACGCACGCTATAAAGGCGCAGTCGGCGAAACAGATTACCGCAAAGCATTACAAGCAATTAAAGATGGTGGTTATGCGACTGATCCGGAATATGTAGACAAATTAGCTACTATTATTGAACGTTATAATCTAACGCAATACGATATTGTTTACGATAAAATTGAATCGCATAACAAAATTGCCGCAATCGGAAAAGTAGCACCAAACAAAACAAAAGAAATCATTTGGTCCGCTCCGTATAATACTGCGAAATCAGAAAAAATTGATACACTGGCAAACTATAGTAATCGCAACCTCGAAGTTTCTTGGGAAGCCAAGACCAAGAAAGGACATTGGTACTTCATCCGCGAGAACAACAAAGACGTTGGTTGGGTAAATAGCAATGCGCTTACGCTTAGTTATCATCAAAAAGAAAATGAAAACGTGAATTTAACTAAATATGTGGATGATTTAAACGGTCACAGTTATCGCTTGCCATCTTCAGAAAAGCAGTTTGATAAAGGCACCCTTGCAAACTATGACCGAAAGGCACTTCACGCTGACAAAAAAATTACTCGTGACGGCTATGCTTGGTTTAAACTTTCAGAAGGCGGCACCGAAATCGGCTGGGTTCGCGCTGATAAGTTGAACGACCGTCTTTATGACCGAATGACCGAACAAAATGCCTATAATGGCTACGCTAAAATTAAAACTCCTGCAACAGAAAATGTTTGGACAAATCCATACAACACAAAAAACGCAGAAAAAATAGCGCCACTTAGTGATTATGCGACAGATAAACTAGAACTTGTTACTCGAGCTAAAGTTGGCAATACGCTTTGGTACCAGTTTAAAGTTGATGGACAACTAGTTGGTTGGGCAAGCGAAAAAGATTTATCGATTATTTATACTCCTGAATCAGAAAAAACAATAACTCAAGTTGCTTATGTAAAAACTCCAGAAGCTATTGTCTATAGTAAACCTGTTGAAACAACTAACACAAAGCTGAAAGAAGTTGGTTACTACTATGGAAAATTACTATTAGTTGATAAAGAAGCGACGATCCTCAGTGAAAAATGGTTACATCTCAAAGATAATGATAATTCCATTGGCTGGATCAAAGCAACAGATCTTCAAAGTTAA
- the rpsI gene encoding 30S ribosomal protein S9 encodes MAQVQYYGTGRRKSSVARVRLVPGDGKIVINNRDWEDYIPFAALREVIKQPLVATETLGNYDVLVNVHGGGYTGQAGAIRHGVARALLQVAPEYRPALKSAGLLTRDPRMKERKKYGLKGARRAPQFSKR; translated from the coding sequence GTGGCTCAAGTACAATATTACGGAACTGGTCGTCGTAAAAGCTCTGTAGCTCGCGTACGTTTAGTACCAGGCGACGGCAAAATCGTTATTAACAATAGAGACTGGGAAGATTACATTCCATTTGCAGCTCTTCGTGAAGTTATCAAACAACCTTTAGTAGCTACAGAAACTTTAGGTAATTATGATGTACTAGTAAACGTTCACGGTGGTGGTTACACTGGTCAAGCCGGTGCTATCCGTCATGGTGTAGCTCGTGCACTATTACAAGTGGCACCTGAGTACCGCCCAGCACTTAAATCCGCTGGTCTACTTACTCGTGACCCTCGTATGAAAGAACGTAAAAAATACGGACTTAAAGGCGCGCGTCGTGCACCTCAGTTCTCAAAACGTTAA
- the rplM gene encoding 50S ribosomal protein L13: MRTTYMAKPGEVERKWYVIDATGVSLGRLSSEVASILRGKTKPQFTPHIDTGDFVIIINAGKIGLTGKKATDKIYYRHSQYPGGLKSRTAGEMRTNNPEKLLELSIKGMLPKNSLGRQLFKKLHVYGGAEHEHAAQKPEVYELRG; this comes from the coding sequence ATGCGTACAACTTATATGGCGAAACCCGGCGAAGTAGAACGTAAATGGTACGTTATCGACGCTACTGGTGTTTCTTTAGGACGTTTATCCAGTGAAGTTGCTTCAATTCTTCGCGGAAAAACTAAACCACAATTTACTCCACATATCGATACTGGAGACTTTGTAATCATCATTAACGCTGGTAAGATTGGTCTTACTGGTAAAAAAGCTACTGACAAAATTTACTACCGTCACTCTCAATATCCAGGCGGTTTGAAATCTCGTACTGCAGGTGAAATGCGTACAAACAATCCTGAGAAATTATTAGAACTATCTATCAAAGGTATGCTTCCAAAAAATTCTCTTGGACGTCAATTATTCAAAAAATTACACGTATACGGTGGAGCAGAGCACGAACATGCGGCTCAAAAACCAGAAGTATACGAATTACGCGGTTAA
- the truA gene encoding tRNA pseudouridine(38-40) synthase TruA, whose translation MTRYKAVISYDGSGFYGYQVQPNTRTVQAEIEKALKKMHKGKSVRVTASGRTDTGVHAKGQVIHFDSELAVSAEKFQKALQVMTPFDISFITVEEAPADFHARFGTVGKEYRYVVKRTKVFDPFSRNFALHYPYELNVEQMKIASERLIGEHDFTSFCSARTERDSKVRTLYSIDFYEEDNETLVICFQGNGFLYNMVRILTGTLLDAGQGRISPDDITKALLARDRQKLISKTAPPQGLYLWRVDYE comes from the coding sequence ATGACAAGGTATAAAGCAGTAATTTCTTATGACGGAAGTGGGTTTTATGGTTATCAAGTACAACCAAACACGCGGACTGTTCAAGCGGAAATTGAAAAAGCGCTAAAAAAAATGCATAAAGGGAAAAGCGTTCGAGTAACAGCATCCGGAAGAACGGACACTGGTGTGCATGCGAAAGGTCAAGTAATTCATTTTGATTCAGAACTAGCTGTTTCAGCAGAAAAATTCCAAAAAGCACTTCAAGTGATGACACCTTTTGATATTAGCTTTATAACAGTAGAAGAGGCACCGGCGGATTTTCATGCTAGATTTGGTACGGTCGGAAAAGAATATCGTTATGTAGTAAAGCGAACAAAAGTTTTCGATCCATTTAGTCGCAATTTTGCACTGCATTATCCCTATGAGCTTAATGTGGAGCAAATGAAGATTGCAAGTGAGCGCTTAATTGGTGAACATGATTTCACTAGTTTTTGTTCCGCAAGAACGGAGCGAGATTCGAAAGTCCGGACACTTTATAGCATTGATTTTTATGAAGAAGATAATGAGACTTTGGTTATTTGTTTTCAAGGTAATGGTTTCCTGTACAACATGGTACGGATTTTAACTGGAACGCTACTTGATGCGGGACAAGGACGAATTTCCCCAGATGATATTACAAAAGCACTTCTGGCACGTGATCGACAAAAACTCATTAGTAAGACTGCGCCACCACAAGGATTGTATTTGTGGCGGGTTGACTATGAATAA
- a CDS encoding energy-coupling factor transporter transmembrane component T family protein yields MMDKMILGRYIPGNSWLHKLDPRAKITAVMAFIAIVFLANNWQTYALMFLYVLYLVLTSKVPFLFFIRGLQPIFWLILITLLLQVFFTKGGTILVDLGPLQITTLGLTNGAMMFCRFVLIIFMTTLLTLTTSPIELTDGLEKILAPFRLVHLPVHELALMLSISLRFIPTLMDETEKILKAQKARGVEFTSGKWRDRIKAIIPLLVPLFISAFKRAEDLAIAMEARGYRGGTGRTRFRLLRWRFADTFLLISLVILSGLLFWLRS; encoded by the coding sequence ATGATGGATAAAATGATTCTCGGGCGCTATATTCCGGGAAATTCCTGGCTCCACAAGCTTGATCCTCGTGCGAAAATTACTGCAGTCATGGCGTTTATTGCCATTGTTTTTTTAGCGAACAATTGGCAGACGTATGCGCTGATGTTTCTTTATGTGTTGTATCTGGTGTTAACATCGAAAGTGCCATTTTTATTTTTTATTAGAGGGTTACAACCGATATTCTGGCTGATTTTAATTACATTGTTACTACAAGTTTTTTTTACAAAAGGTGGAACAATATTAGTGGATTTAGGGCCATTACAAATTACGACGCTTGGACTGACGAACGGAGCAATGATGTTTTGTCGCTTCGTACTGATTATTTTCATGACAACCTTGCTAACACTTACAACAAGTCCGATTGAACTAACAGACGGACTAGAGAAAATTTTGGCACCTTTCCGCTTAGTACATTTGCCTGTTCATGAGCTCGCACTGATGTTAAGTATTTCGCTTCGTTTTATCCCAACGCTAATGGATGAAACAGAGAAAATTTTGAAAGCACAAAAAGCGCGTGGGGTAGAATTTACAAGCGGAAAATGGCGAGACCGGATTAAGGCAATTATTCCATTACTTGTTCCATTGTTTATTAGTGCGTTTAAACGAGCAGAAGATTTAGCGATTGCGATGGAAGCGAGAGGTTATCGTGGTGGAACAGGACGGACAAGATTTCGTTTGTTACGCTGGCGGTTTGCTGATACATTTTTACTTATTTCACTTGTTATTTTAAGTGGATTATTATTTTGGTTGCGGAGTTGA
- a CDS encoding energy-coupling factor ABC transporter ATP-binding protein — translation MEIKLEQLGYCYQKNSPFEKRALLDVNVSFDSGSYSAIIGHTGSGKSTLLQHLNALLMPTEGKITVGDREIVAGVKQKKLRDLRKKVGIVFQFPEAQLFEETVEKDICFGPMNFGVSEEDARQRAKKVIYEVGLTEDILSRSPFELSGGQMRRVAIAGVLAMDPEVLVLDEPTAGLDPHGREEIMEMFYNLHKEKGLTTVLVTHSMEDAARYAEKIVLMKAGTVLQIGAPREIFANPGELIELGLSVPDVVRFQGLFERKFNVKLTKTCLTMDELTMEMAPHLAKGGA, via the coding sequence ATGGAAATTAAACTCGAACAACTAGGTTATTGTTATCAAAAAAATAGCCCGTTTGAAAAGCGAGCATTACTTGATGTAAATGTTTCTTTTGATTCTGGTAGCTATTCCGCGATTATTGGACATACTGGTTCCGGTAAATCAACGTTACTTCAACATCTGAATGCACTTTTAATGCCAACAGAAGGTAAAATTACAGTTGGTGATAGAGAAATTGTTGCTGGAGTAAAACAAAAAAAACTTCGCGATCTTCGTAAAAAAGTGGGAATTGTTTTCCAGTTTCCAGAAGCGCAATTATTTGAAGAAACGGTGGAAAAAGACATTTGTTTTGGACCAATGAATTTTGGTGTTTCTGAAGAAGATGCGAGACAACGCGCTAAAAAAGTGATTTATGAGGTGGGGTTAACAGAGGATATTTTATCTCGCTCCCCATTTGAACTTTCTGGTGGGCAAATGCGTAGGGTTGCGATTGCGGGTGTTTTGGCAATGGACCCAGAAGTACTCGTGCTAGATGAACCAACTGCTGGACTGGACCCACATGGACGAGAAGAAATCATGGAAATGTTTTATAACCTCCACAAAGAAAAAGGGCTAACTACTGTTCTTGTAACGCATAGTATGGAAGATGCCGCACGATATGCGGAGAAAATCGTTTTAATGAAAGCTGGAACAGTCCTTCAAATCGGAGCTCCACGGGAAATATTTGCTAATCCAGGAGAATTAATTGAACTTGGTCTTTCTGTTCCTGATGTGGTACGATTCCAAGGTTTATTTGAACGTAAATTCAATGTAAAGCTAACTAAAACTTGCTTAACAATGGATGAACTAACAATGGAAATGGCGCCACACTTAGCGAAGGGCGGGGCTTAA
- a CDS encoding energy-coupling factor ABC transporter ATP-binding protein — protein sequence MAESFVRLEHVFYKYEDTEKFAVKDVSISAEKGEWVALVGHNGSGKSTIAKLLNGLLFPEDGLIKIGHFVLSEKNIWEIRRQVGMVFQNPDNQFVGATVQDDVAFGLENHGIPHDIMVDRVESALNEVGMQSYALHEPARLSGGQKQRVAIAGVLALQPDVIILDEATSMLDPRGRAEVMETIRIMREQEDITVISITHDLDEVLFADRVIVMNEGEIHSEGTPKEIFEQADAMRKIGLGVPFIIELQEKLAAGGFETGSTVLSEGALLDQLWKLNSNN from the coding sequence ATGGCGGAAAGTTTTGTAAGATTAGAACATGTTTTTTATAAGTATGAAGACACGGAGAAATTTGCAGTGAAAGATGTATCAATTTCTGCGGAAAAAGGGGAATGGGTGGCACTTGTTGGTCACAATGGTTCCGGGAAATCAACTATCGCTAAACTGTTGAATGGTTTGCTTTTTCCAGAAGATGGTTTAATTAAAATCGGACATTTTGTTTTGTCTGAAAAAAATATATGGGAAATTAGACGACAAGTCGGAATGGTTTTCCAAAATCCTGATAATCAATTTGTTGGAGCTACAGTGCAAGATGATGTTGCTTTCGGTCTTGAAAATCACGGGATTCCTCATGATATTATGGTCGACCGTGTCGAATCTGCCCTTAATGAAGTCGGTATGCAAAGTTACGCGTTACACGAACCAGCTAGACTTTCTGGGGGACAAAAACAACGGGTCGCTATTGCAGGTGTGCTAGCATTACAACCGGATGTTATTATTTTAGATGAAGCAACTTCAATGCTTGATCCAAGAGGACGCGCGGAAGTGATGGAAACAATTCGAATCATGCGCGAACAAGAAGATATTACGGTTATTTCGATTACACATGATTTGGATGAAGTTCTTTTTGCTGATCGGGTAATTGTGATGAACGAAGGAGAAATTCATAGCGAAGGAACGCCCAAAGAAATCTTTGAGCAAGCTGATGCGATGCGAAAAATCGGATTAGGTGTGCCGTTTATTATTGAATTACAAGAAAAACTAGCTGCTGGTGGCTTTGAAACAGGAAGTACCGTGCTATCGGAAGGAGCCTTACTAGATCAATTATGGAAATTAAACTCGAACAACTAG
- a CDS encoding MgtC/SapB family protein: protein MLPDFILRLVVAGVLGAIIGLDREIRAKEAGFRTHFLVSLGSALIMIVSQYGFSEIAKIQTVSFDPSRIAAQVVSGIGFIGAGTIIIQKKFVRGLTTAAGLWATAGIGLAVGAGMYWVGIAATLLTLIGLEFLSIIFKSFGLHTTSLLYSTTDRANLVKITEKIKQNKQQIISYNTEKETVGESLVFKVNIVIKTKNKQEESELFHFIQNLPHITMEKME, encoded by the coding sequence ATGTTACCCGATTTTATTTTGCGGCTAGTTGTTGCAGGTGTTCTTGGGGCGATTATCGGCCTTGACCGAGAAATCCGAGCTAAAGAAGCTGGTTTTAGAACACATTTTCTTGTCTCTCTTGGTAGTGCATTAATTATGATTGTTTCTCAGTATGGCTTTTCAGAAATTGCTAAAATACAAACTGTATCTTTTGACCCGAGTCGTATCGCTGCACAGGTTGTAAGCGGAATTGGCTTTATTGGCGCAGGGACAATTATTATCCAAAAAAAATTTGTAAGAGGTTTGACAACTGCGGCAGGTCTTTGGGCTACTGCTGGTATCGGCCTTGCAGTTGGAGCTGGCATGTACTGGGTTGGTATTGCAGCTACTTTGCTTACATTAATAGGTCTAGAATTTCTTAGTATTATTTTTAAATCATTTGGTCTCCATACAACATCCCTCCTATATTCAACAACTGACCGTGCCAATCTCGTAAAGATTACCGAGAAAATAAAGCAAAATAAGCAACAAATAATTTCTTACAATACCGAAAAAGAAACAGTTGGTGAAAGCCTTGTTTTTAAGGTAAATATTGTTATAAAAACAAAAAATAAGCAGGAAGAATCCGAACTATTTCACTTTATTCAAAATCTTCCTCATATCACCATGGAGAAAATGGAGTAA